In Deltaproteobacteria bacterium, a single genomic region encodes these proteins:
- a CDS encoding caspase family protein: MSERCWVLICGVAKYLDTSMPQLPGVAHDATTFWWTLETYADGGVYRQVQLHDGEATKERIRDELKIIADHAKATDQIVIYFAGHGAHYTNVDRQPVYCVLPYEASFATAESHGLTIAEISGALKQLRTTKIVLVFDCCFSGGLLEDFQDYLTSLSAGRKNLYLMASARQSELSYEDDSGGVFTQAVCAGLRGEGVVPNADGRISLFAAWAYASAVVVRQNGIQQHPVHAGYGEDIYLTRRTHPLLKPQFQHPYAADKYFTGRAAERPQLTEWFIEPTADPLLVVEALGGMGKSALAWKWVHADLLKRGLHPDGVLWWSFYEPEATFANFVSTALAYFGVPNVPPDLDATRRWQHLVEIMSERRCLVILDGVERLLHAYNLDSSADGHPRDGVSPAFGRFLLYFLAHAERAKLLLTTILPPHELDRVRGWRSLKLQPLPQDDLVAYFREYGVTEDRATRAEIAEAGQRFGYHPLSLTQAIERLLNDLLARRNLHEITFQQLTLIPTEPQRSRHILETPFLALDPSIRDLLFRLAAFHGPIDLTAVKQVTEETGFLAFLRRLPPLLGVIPGRPASSVIAEESLTVLKELGFLLRAEDGTFFLPRLVREYAYLHLHNKQHIHGRLYRASVRQEPSALGVAPTPHDLNAAIERYRQTVAVGRFDEAYGFFCRHLEEPLYRQLKAYLVHRDLLQALFPDGLDQRPRLTTRKAQAWVMNALANSYAHSGRAREAVQLYTRHNALQEKMRNHAALVVGLRNRAEQELTLGNIAAAEEQLRQSLALAQEIKDVTAEAAGQQALSLLFSYKGEFKQAEEALVVSSLRHQRDSNAQASFVDILYRTRRGLLLGDAEEALQSARVAQERREATTEASVVSEYEAMEAQWVLGAALVAQALNNENQSSQEQDPTKILTEAESHLNRALELCQQFNFVEWEAQILVEQARLRWGQDNAREASRLGQEALFIANRYEYRLQQAEAHNLLARLQMESLYEQKSDIGGKPDQTTLALAREHAARGKERAWCDGPPHCYKPALEEAEQLLTEIQTVDKQRIEGGTPPERRHVFPFATS, translated from the coding sequence ATGAGCGAACGATGCTGGGTGCTGATCTGTGGAGTCGCGAAATATCTCGATACGAGCATGCCGCAACTCCCAGGGGTGGCGCACGATGCGACCACCTTCTGGTGGACGCTCGAAACCTACGCCGATGGCGGAGTGTATCGTCAGGTGCAATTGCACGATGGCGAAGCCACAAAAGAGCGAATCAGAGACGAATTGAAAATCATTGCGGACCATGCCAAGGCTACCGATCAGATTGTGATCTACTTTGCCGGACATGGCGCTCACTACACGAATGTCGACAGGCAGCCGGTCTACTGCGTGCTTCCCTATGAGGCGAGCTTCGCTACAGCGGAAAGTCACGGTCTTACCATCGCTGAGATTAGTGGCGCGCTTAAACAACTCCGCACGACTAAAATCGTACTTGTGTTTGACTGTTGTTTTAGCGGAGGCCTTTTGGAGGACTTTCAAGATTATCTGACCAGTCTGAGCGCTGGCCGAAAGAATCTTTACCTGATGGCGTCGGCACGCCAAAGCGAACTGTCATACGAGGACGACAGCGGCGGTGTATTTACGCAAGCAGTTTGCGCAGGGCTTCGTGGGGAAGGTGTCGTGCCAAATGCGGACGGTCGGATTTCTCTCTTCGCCGCCTGGGCCTACGCCTCTGCCGTCGTCGTAAGACAAAATGGCATCCAACAACATCCCGTTCACGCGGGCTATGGGGAAGATATCTATCTCACGCGACGCACTCATCCACTCCTGAAGCCGCAGTTTCAGCATCCATACGCTGCCGACAAGTATTTTACGGGCAGAGCTGCGGAGCGGCCACAATTGACTGAATGGTTCATTGAGCCAACGGCTGATCCTTTACTTGTGGTCGAGGCTCTGGGCGGTATGGGAAAAAGCGCCCTGGCCTGGAAGTGGGTGCATGCTGATCTGCTCAAGAGAGGATTACATCCCGATGGGGTGCTGTGGTGGTCGTTCTACGAACCGGAAGCGACGTTCGCCAACTTCGTCAGCACGGCGTTGGCGTATTTTGGAGTTCCAAATGTTCCCCCCGATCTCGACGCGACCCGCAGGTGGCAACACCTTGTCGAGATCATGAGCGAACGCCGCTGTTTAGTCATTCTTGACGGGGTGGAACGGCTGCTTCATGCGTATAATCTGGATTCATCCGCAGATGGTCACCCTCGCGACGGCGTCTCTCCCGCGTTCGGCCGATTTCTGCTCTATTTTTTAGCTCACGCTGAGCGTGCCAAGCTCCTGCTCACTACCATCCTCCCGCCCCACGAATTAGATCGTGTAAGGGGCTGGCGGTCGCTGAAACTTCAGCCGCTCCCCCAGGACGATCTGGTTGCCTATTTTCGCGAGTATGGGGTTACTGAAGACCGCGCCACACGGGCGGAAATCGCCGAAGCCGGTCAACGATTCGGCTATCATCCCTTATCGCTCACACAGGCGATCGAACGTTTGCTCAATGATCTGCTTGCCCGGCGCAATCTCCATGAGATCACTTTTCAACAACTCACCCTTATCCCAACAGAGCCACAGCGGTCGCGCCACATCTTGGAGACCCCCTTCTTGGCGCTCGACCCCTCAATCAGAGACCTCCTCTTTCGACTTGCCGCTTTCCACGGCCCGATAGACCTGACGGCTGTGAAACAGGTCACTGAGGAGACAGGGTTTCTCGCTTTCCTTCGCCGCCTCCCGCCCTTGCTCGGTGTCATCCCAGGGCGTCCGGCTTCTTCAGTGATCGCTGAGGAAAGCCTCACCGTGCTCAAAGAACTCGGGTTTTTACTGCGCGCTGAGGATGGAACATTCTTTCTTCCTCGACTCGTTCGAGAGTACGCCTACCTTCACTTACACAACAAACAACATATTCATGGGAGGCTGTATCGTGCTTCTGTGAGACAAGAGCCCTCCGCTCTTGGCGTCGCTCCGACACCGCACGACCTTAACGCAGCTATCGAGCGTTATCGTCAGACCGTGGCAGTAGGACGGTTCGATGAAGCCTACGGATTCTTTTGTCGGCACTTGGAAGAGCCGCTGTACCGTCAGTTGAAAGCGTACCTCGTCCACAGAGACCTGCTGCAAGCACTGTTTCCTGACGGGCTCGACCAACGACCGCGACTCACCACCAGAAAGGCACAGGCATGGGTCATGAACGCGCTGGCCAATTCCTATGCCCATTCGGGTCGAGCGCGCGAGGCTGTGCAGTTATACACTCGACATAACGCCTTGCAGGAGAAGATGCGCAATCACGCTGCTCTCGTCGTGGGGCTGAGGAATCGCGCCGAGCAAGAATTGACGCTTGGCAACATTGCCGCAGCCGAGGAACAGCTTCGGCAAAGCCTCGCCTTAGCCCAGGAGATCAAAGACGTGACCGCTGAGGCGGCAGGCCAGCAAGCGCTCAGTTTGCTGTTCTCATACAAAGGGGAATTTAAGCAGGCCGAGGAAGCCCTTGTGGTATCGAGTTTGCGGCACCAACGAGACAGCAACGCTCAAGCGAGTTTTGTCGACATTCTCTATCGGACCCGCCGGGGCTTGCTGCTAGGCGATGCTGAAGAAGCCTTGCAATCTGCTCGTGTGGCCCAGGAAAGGAGAGAGGCGACAACAGAAGCGTCCGTCGTCTCGGAGTATGAGGCAATGGAGGCGCAGTGGGTGCTCGGCGCTGCACTCGTCGCCCAAGCCTTGAACAACGAGAATCAATCCTCCCAGGAACAGGACCCCACGAAGATCCTTACTGAAGCCGAGTCGCATCTCAACCGGGCGCTGGAATTGTGTCAGCAATTTAATTTTGTCGAATGGGAAGCTCAGATTCTCGTAGAGCAAGCGCGGTTGCGCTGGGGACAGGACAATGCGCGCGAAGCCTCACGTTTAGGACAGGAAGCGTTGTTCATCGCCAATCGCTACGAGTACCGATTGCAGCAGGCGGAAGCGCATAACCTTTTAGCGCGCCTACAGATGGAGAGCCTGTACGAGCAGAAATCCGACATCGGAGGCAAACCTGATCAGACAACACTCGCCCTCGCCCGGGAACACGCCGCCCGTGGCAAGGAGCGCGCCTGGTGTGACGGTCCGCCCCATTGCTACAAACCTGCGTTGGAAGAAGCGGAACAGCTGCTGACCGAGATACAAACGGTGGATAAGCAACGAATCGAGGGAGGAACACCTCCGGAGAGAAGACACGTTTTTCCATTTGCCACGTCTTAA